The Castanea sativa cultivar Marrone di Chiusa Pesio chromosome 4, ASM4071231v1 sequence TTTTATTCAGGGAATTTCCATATTGTATGATATCAATGGCTTTGATCTGATCTGATTTTCTTTAATGATACTTGTTAGTTGAGGGTAACTTCTAGTTTTTGGCTGTCAAGCCAGGTTACTACTTTGGTAAACAATTTTAAGTGGTTTGCCAATACAGTTGCACAAATTAAATAAGTATTGCTTTGGGGAATATCTTGAAGCATTTAGAACAGAATGGCTGGTTCCTTGTCCTCGTGGTTGAACTGCCAATTTAAAAGTTTCCAAAATGCTGACTCCAATTAAGATAGCCGTATGACTAAGTTCTGGCCTACTTCTAAGTGTTTAATTTGCCCAATTCTGTTATCTGTTGAATATcctttcttttgaattttgtattttatctGAATATAAATCAGGTTTTAGGTCTTCCAATTTGTGCGCAAGGAAGAGTGGTATCAACCGGATCTGCCCTTGTACTGTGACATGATTCTATTGTTGGGAAAGAACAAATTGATTGACATGGCTGAAGAATTCTTTTCTGAACTAAAGAAAGAAGGCTTACAGCCCAACACAAGGGCTTTCGCTGAGATGATTGGGGCATATATACGAGTGGATATGATAGAAAAGGCAATGGAGACATATGAATTGATGAAGGCATCAGGTTGTGCCCCAGATAGATTGACATTTATGATATTGATAAGGAACCTTGAGAAGGCAGGAAAAGAAGAACTTGCAGCAATGGTAAAGAAGGAATGTGTTGAATATGTTGATTCGCCTGAGAGATTCCTGGAAGAAGTTGAACAGCATGTAAGGATTTTAAGTCTTTATGCactccaagtttttttttttttaatagtacatATGAATCTAATTTTTTCTATGCATCCTTATTAATATATTGAAATATAGCTGTGTTCTCCTACTGCTATATGGAGGAAAATCTGCATCAGAAGAAACTTTCTCACGTGTCATTTATAAAAGGCATAGATGCAATGGAGCTGGAAACCCTCTATTGATATTTCTAAGGATAGATTAAGCCTCTAATCTGTGGACAATTTTGAACCTAGTCATTAGGTTTTATACCAATCATTTTCCCTTGTCTTCTCTTGCTCCTTCCACATATCTTCTAGTTCTTTCAAACTGTCCTTTGCCCTTTAACATTATATAATTACCAAGATGAAACCAACGTTCTTTGGACCAAATGGTATCCCCAACTCTCTTACACAAGTGGTAGAGGATGAGATCTCGGGTCAATATTGTATAGGTGTTTGAAGCCAATGGGATATTTTCTTATCCTCACACATGTTTGTTTTAGTAGGACAAGCCACAGTCAtaaataacacttttttttttttcaatttaacgTTGTGCTTTAGCTAAAAAGCTATGAATTAGAAAGCCTAAGCTATTTCAAGTTATACCTGACAGTagtacctatcaaaaaaataaaatagttataCGTGACAGTAGTGATTTTTAGCATTTGCAATGTGGAAAGGAAGCAAGTTTGTTATTTCACAAGCACTTAGAAAGCCTAAACACTGTTCTGTTAATCTCACTATTTTAGTAGCTGAATAAAAGAAGCATTTATTActttaattaatagtttttcTCCTTTAAAACAAGCACTTCTCAATTTGGtctgaaaaatataaaaacttctGAGGGGCATTCGCTTttgcatataatatatatatatatatatatatatatatatatatatatatatatatatatatatatattaaaggttGGGGGGGTAAAAAGtttgttttaagtttaatttttcaGTTTGTTTCTATCATTACGAAAAAAGTTGACAAACTTGGTGGA is a genomic window containing:
- the LOC142630681 gene encoding protein THYLAKOID ASSEMBLY 8, chloroplastic-like, which translates into the protein MKSSVMGSLEFQFPQLGFLQNLSKPHPRCSSMVTCGLRGGPRKPLWRKSVLSSETIQVVHSLKLAKSSTSRLQQVFSGRLSRLLKADLLDTLAELHRQNELDLALKVFQFVRKEEWYQPDLPLYCDMILLLGKNKLIDMAEEFFSELKKEGLQPNTRAFAEMIGAYIRVDMIEKAMETYELMKASGCAPDRLTFMILIRNLEKAGKEELAAMVKKECVEYVDSPERFLEEVEQHQKRKSFNLA